In a genomic window of Dermochelys coriacea isolate rDerCor1 chromosome 11, rDerCor1.pri.v4, whole genome shotgun sequence:
- the MFSD6 gene encoding major facilitator superfamily domain-containing protein 6 isoform X3: MAADDKVAILTDDEEEQKRKYMLADPFSGISKEQDLQPQNETPSTETTTVPDEELDWLERHCVKINNDLLISKVFYFFFYSAYGSLYPLLPVYYKQLGMSPSQSGLLVGIRYFIEFCSAPFWGVVADRFKKGKVVLLFSLLCWILFNLGIGFVRPATLRCVPKVPPPPHPSNASHLLTSLPQNATISSLLTTASATLQKGRGKRGLLANSPPTLEWFSFSAQTRNGDLALDNNNTNFVSKNTTTNPGLPENMTHPTPTPVVTTKPVSSDHVMLVYDHQEVEAIFLLILLVVIIGEFFSASSVTIVDTVTLQYLGKHRDRYGLQRMWGSLGWGLAMLSVGIGIDYTRIEVIIEGLGCKDPEYKNYRIVFIVFGVLMSMALIVATQFRFHYNHYKEDENKRKEVEIPQVDGNASTESSDDTPSSISQSQSFSFWDLIKLLCSIQYGSVLFVAWFMGFGYGFVFTFLYWHLEDLNGTTTLFGVCSVLSHVSELTAYFFSHKLIELIGHIRVLYIGLACNTARYIYISYLENAWTVLPMEVLQGVTHAAIWAACISYLSAAVPPELRTSAQGILQGLHLGLGRGCGAMIGGVLVNYLGAAATFRGIGMACLVILLLFALIQWLAVPDEKEESQ; this comes from the exons ATGGCAGCTGATGATAAAGTTGCCATTTTAACTGATGATGAAGAAGAGCAGAAGAGAAAGTATATGCTTGCTGATCCTTTCAGTGGAATTTCCAAGGAGCAAGATCTCCAGCCCCAAAATGAAACCCCTTCAACGGAGACCACCACTGTCCCAGATGAGGAGCTAGACTGGTTAGAAAGGCACTGTGTCAAAATAAACAATGATCTTCTGATCTCCAaggtcttttattttttcttttattctgcaTATGGCTCCCTTTACCCATTGCTTCCTGTGTATTATAAGCAGCTGGGCATGTCGCCCAGTCAGAGTGGACTTCTGGTGGGCATTAGGTACTTTATTGAGTTTTGCAGTGCTCCTTTCTGGGGAGTGGTGGCAGATcgctttaaaaaagggaaagttgtCCTTCTCTTTTCGCTTTTATGTTGGATTTTATTTAACCTGGGGATTGGATTTGTTAGACCAGCTACCTTAAGATGTGTACCAAAGGTCCCTCCACCACCACATCCTTCCAATGCCAGCCACCTTTTAACATCGCTGCCCCAAAATGCCACCATTTCTTCTCTACTAACTACAGCTAGTGCTACATTACAGAAGGGTCGTGGGAAGCGGGGCCTGTTAGCTAACAGTCCCCCAACTTTGGAATGGTTTTCATTTTCTGCTCAGACCAGAAATGGAGACCTTGCCTTGGATAACAACAATACAAATTTTGTTTCAAAGAATACAACCACTAATCCAGGACTGCCAGAAAATATGACCCATCCTACACCAACACCTGTTGTAACCACGAAGCCAGTATCTTCTGACCATGTCATGCTGGTTTATGATCATCAAGAAGTAGAAGCTATCTTTCTACTCATTCTCTTGGTTGTCATTATAGGAGAGTTTTTCAGTGCCTCATCTGTTACCATTGTGGACACCGTGACTCTCCAATACCTTGGCAAACACAGAGACCGCTATGGCTTGCAGCGAATGTGGGGCTCTCTGGGCTGGGGACTGGCCATGCTGTCGGTGGGAATTGGTATAGACTATACCCGTATAGAAGTGATCATCGAAGGTCTGGGCTGTAAAGATCCTGAGTACAAGAATTACAGGATTGTTTTCATAGTCTTTGGtgtactgatgtcaatggcactTATTGTGGCCACCCAGTTCAGATTCCATTATAACCACTACAAAGAAGATGAAAACAAGAGGAAGGAAGTAGAGATCCCACAGGTGGATGGAAATGCCTCCACTGAATCCTCTGATGACACCCCCAGCAGCATAAGCCAGTCTCAGTCATTCAGTTTTTGGGACCTGATAAAGCTCCTTTGCAGCATACAGTATGGGTCTGTGCTGTTTGTGGCTTGGTTTATGGGGTTTGGGtatgggtttgtgttcacctttCTCTACTGGCACTTGGAAGACCTGAATGGCACTACCACCCTCTTTGGAGTCTGCTCTGTCTTGAGCCACGTGTCTGAGCTGACTGCCTACTTCTTTAGCCACAAGTTGATTGAACTGATTGGTCACATCAG AGTGCTCTATATTGGCCTTGCCTGTAATACAGCTCGCTACATTTATATCTCCTATCTGGAAAATGCCTGGACTGTTCTCCCTATGGAAGTACTTCAAG GTGTAACACATGCAGCCATATGGGCAGCTTGTATTTCATATCTTAGTGCTGCAGTGCCTCCAGAATTAAGAACTTCAGCTCAGGGGATTCTACAAGGTCTCCACTTAGGTCTGGGCAGAGGCTGTGGGGCTATGATCGGAGGGGTTTTGGTCAACTATCTTG GGGCTGCAGCAACATTCAGGGGGATAGGAATGGCCTGTTTAGTGATCCTACTGCTCTTTGCATTAATCCAGTGGCTAGCTGTTCCTGATGAAAAAGAAG